A single genomic interval of Cucumis sativus cultivar 9930 chromosome 7, Cucumber_9930_V3, whole genome shotgun sequence harbors:
- the LOC116405142 gene encoding protein ENHANCED DOWNY MILDEW 2-like isoform X1, translating to MDIDKTIKVKKSSLVGKSAIPTKRFDPSKIYKEDRSGMLLLDANSERRLMDMMKNVASSITLEDVIKKHKVPSTHAYSLKHVVDKTIKMGKLEGSVVAVRAALRKLDEGCCIEDAEAVCEPEVLNHIFKWKNKLRVYLAPFLYGMRYSSFGCHFTKVEKLVEVYLFLQQCFSSI from the exons ATGGACATTGATAAGACGATCAAAGTGAAAAAATCCTCCTTAGTTGGCAAGTCTGCCATACCAACCAAGAGATTTGATCCAAGTAAGATTTACAAGGAGGATAGAAGTGGGATGCTCCTATTAGATGCCAATTCGGAGAGGAG GTTAATGGACATGATGAAAAATGTTGCATCGTCAATTACTTTGGAAGATGTAATTAAGAAGCACAAAGTCCCATCTACTCATGcatattctttaaaacatGTAGTGGACAAGACAATTAAGATGGGGAAGTTGGAAGGGTCAGTTGtg GCTGTTCGAGCTGCTCTGCGCAAGCTTGATGAAGGATGTTGCATTGAGGATGCAGAAGCTGTTTGTGAGCCTGAAGTTCTTAACCACATATTTAAGTGGAAG AACAAACTCAGAGTATATCTTGCACCATTTCTGTATGGCATGCGCTACTCCTCCTTTGGTTGTCATTTTACAAAAGTTGAGAAACTTGTGGAGGTATACTTGTTTTTGCAGCAATGTTTTTCTTCGATTTAA
- the LOC116405142 gene encoding protein ENHANCED DOWNY MILDEW 2-like isoform X2 yields MDIDKTIKVKKSSLVGKSAIPTKRFDPSKIYKEDRSGMLLLDANSERRLMDMMKNVASSITLEDVIKKHKVPSTHAYSLKHVVDKTIKMGKLEGSVVAVRAALRKLDEGCCIEDAEAVCEPEVLNHIFKWKNKLRVYLAPFLYGMRYSSFGCHFTKVEKLVEELVW; encoded by the exons ATGGACATTGATAAGACGATCAAAGTGAAAAAATCCTCCTTAGTTGGCAAGTCTGCCATACCAACCAAGAGATTTGATCCAAGTAAGATTTACAAGGAGGATAGAAGTGGGATGCTCCTATTAGATGCCAATTCGGAGAGGAG GTTAATGGACATGATGAAAAATGTTGCATCGTCAATTACTTTGGAAGATGTAATTAAGAAGCACAAAGTCCCATCTACTCATGcatattctttaaaacatGTAGTGGACAAGACAATTAAGATGGGGAAGTTGGAAGGGTCAGTTGtg GCTGTTCGAGCTGCTCTGCGCAAGCTTGATGAAGGATGTTGCATTGAGGATGCAGAAGCTGTTTGTGAGCCTGAAGTTCTTAACCACATATTTAAGTGGAAG AACAAACTCAGAGTATATCTTGCACCATTTCTGTATGGCATGCGCTACTCCTCCTTTGGTTGTCATTTTACAAAAGTTGAGAAACTTGTGGAG GAACTTGTTTGGTGA